CTGAAAAGTGTAGCTTCTTTATAAAGAGTGTTATTATTGGATTATCTGAAACTTACATCTCAAATGACTCTATTGACGACGTAGTGCCACGTAatttataacaattaaaatacatatattcaaattaaaatggcatccaaacatacaaaaagaaaaagattgaaactctaaattctttctttctattatgcatgtgtttttgtttttaatttttttaataaatcacgtggCATCACATGCATGGTGGTGCCATGTTAAGAGTGTCATCTGAGCAGTAAATTTCGGATAGCCAAATAGCACCATTCCTTTATAAATTGTAGAGCAAGGGTTAAATTAATTAGCCAATAGGGTGAAGGTCACAGAGTAGATGTAAAGGAAAAGGGGGATCAAAATAAGAGCCATTGAGAATGGCCATTGTAACAATCTTGTTTGCTGCTTCTGTGGCGTGTATTCCATCCCAGCTGACATAGTTTTGTGGGTCACTGCAAACCGTTGCTGTTACAATGCTCCCATTAATCATTTTGCTGTTTCCGCAGTACAATCTAGGGTCAAAATTGTAGACACCACCCCCATGTCCACAACATGCTTTGGTTCCATATTGGAGCCCTGATCCAAACAGATGATAGTTTTAGAACTtagaagtaaaatataaaaaccttAGGCTAAAGTCGTACCATGAGATTTGGGATGCCGGAAGAGTTGTAGCAATACAGAGTAAGTGTCTACATATATGAGGGAGGCATTGGAGAGAGCTTTCCTAGTTCGAGCTAGTGTTTCCTTCAACATGTTGTTGTAATCCACCACTGCATTGTTGTAAGACATCGCGCATCCAAACTCGTCAAGGTCTGAACTGCCATGAGAAAGCTCCACTAAAAATGCAGGATAACAGCCCACTGGTGCAAGATTGAGCACCAGAAATGCACGCCCCCTAGGCCATAGAGCTCCTTCAAATTTTGACAAGGAATATAAATGGTCATATTTGCTAGCAAATGCAGAACTCAATGATCATACTAACTCGACCAACTGAACAACTCATCAGTCAAGGACTTGTGATGGACCAAGGCCACATTGTCTGAGTAGAGAACTTGTGTCTGAGTAGTGCTCTCTTTTGATCCCAGCACCTTGGTGGTGGCTCATTGGTTCTTGGATTACACCAAAGTGGTTTGGCATGTACTAGATTCTAGATTCAAAGTCCAACATGGATTCAccttaaactattagtattagtagcctaaaaattcattaaatttccAAATGAGTCTGGGTCTAGACAATGGCTAAAACATAAGTTGAAAGAGTACATACAGCTTCTCGTTGTCTAGATCTCTCCTGTCTGGTTTTCAACGAATATGATGTTAATTACCATAGTCACACCCAAGTAGGAAAGTTACGTCCAGTTTGCCTAGTCCCCTCctacccttttttttattctgcaATAAAAAGAGTTATCTTTGATCCCCTAGGCTTAGACCCAATTAATGTTCCATTTGGCAAATCAAGATCTACTCAAGTTCTTATTCAAATTTAAGTTTCAAATGAGAGAGAGGTAGGCATATAAAGTGAGTCATACAGTATTTATTGAgcattttatatagaaaaatgttaaatgtacttaagaaaaacttacaaaaaatttatttctccacATGCCAGGTATTGATTatgttaaaaatcataaaatatgaatttcaaaagaaaactaacaaaatgagtcttgtaagtaaaactGTAAGAACATGTAACACTACTCTTTTATATACGTTACTTGAAAAATTCATgccaataataaatattatagagtcCACTTCTTGTGTTTATGCCAATCTGACTTAAGGCTCTAAAGTTTGTTTCCAAACTTGAGAAGATGATTTGGGTTTAATCTGGGTCGTTATAAGCAGCTTGCATGACATGGACTTATATAACACGTAATGGAAATACAGACCTTGATGGTGCCAGCAATTTGGGAAACCACTTGGGGTAGGTACTGCTTCACTCCACCTATTCCAATGGCTCCTAAATTGGAAGTGAAATCATTCTGCCCAATATAGAATGTGTAGAGCGATTTCCCAAAAACGTCTGGCGATGGAAGTTTCGTCAATCCTAAGAAACAAAATTCAGCTTTTTGAGCATACCCAATTTccaattttgggaaaaagattACTTTGCGAATACATTTCACAACACATATTTTAaagtaatgatatttttgtaaagtgatgttatttttataaagtattttactaaactactcttcattttaaaacataattgtgtaatgtgttgtgaaaagtgacgtgtgtttatcatttttctttacaaaatacatatttatcaaAGTGGGTTCGGTTTAATGGAGcacgacatatatatatatatatatatatgcattagaAAGCTGATGAAATCATGGTTTTTACCTGTTCTGTCTGAGGAGTGATGAAGTTCATCAACCTTGGCCTTGAATTCCTTCATTTGGTTGAGCTGAATGGCCAGAGAAAAGGGACTAATTCCGGTTACAAACAAGGAAGTGTTTGGGAGGAGCACCGTTGATGCCAATGTTGCATAGTTGACCCCATGTCTATAATCAGATCCAATTGATTGCAGATATGGGCTTAGAAATGGCAAGCCTAGAGCTTGAGCTGCCAAACTCCAAAAGCAAGCGTCGAGTAAATCAATTCgctattttttattcatgtgCGCTCAGCTCATTATCTCTATACAACacactatacataatttttttattttttttatttttttccttaccaaatatgtaatatatagatgatgagtagataaattattttagtttaacaagaataaaataaaataaataaataaataatcaagtaTGGTATAAGAATGATGAGAAGGGCTTGGATACAATAAgtactatttcatttcatatcatctcatatttacaattttttcaaattttcacgccaaatataataaacaattcaattttttcaaatctcaaaataataataatattattaaaaataatattttattcaactttcatcctaacttatctcatctcaattcactatctagaccttatttaatataaagtGAGAACAAGGCTTTGTTAGCGCCTATCTTTCTAAATCTTAGATAATGGATAAAGTTGCTATTTTGTTTCGATCGTCTAAATATGTTTTACATTGTAGATAGATAAACCTATAATTAATAGATCTCATTATaattagagaaatgttttagtcataaaaaaattctataaaaataaactcataaactgacgtaacttgatgtggtacgttaaattctaaagttaattttattataaattagatctaCTATGTTATGatacatatcatatgaaatcaaatcaatttataagtttacttttatgagatctttttgtaactgtagcacttctcttttaataaatattgagatTTACACCGCCTACATGCAGCATTTAATATAGATATATTAGGGTTCACAGATTGTATATTTCTCTCCaaactataaaaatatgtttagataATACCTACAGTACAGTCAAAAACACATGTCATCGATCGATAGTTAGGGGAAAATATGGAAAAGGTAGCCCTTCAATTATTTGTGTATCGTTAACCAGAAGATTGTTTGTCGTCCAGCCTGGCGTTTTGTCTACCGATGGAAAAGGGTGCAATAAAAACTCACGATATCTAGCCAAATTTGGGCCTACCATATCTCTAAGGAATGAGAAAATCATGCAAACAAACAAATGGTGTTAGCCATTTGGCACGAATTCTAATGTCCATCATGTTAAATGAATTCTTATCAACCGAGTtagacatttttattttttttttttttcattttgggttGTGTGTAGAGCCATGCATCCAGCTGCAACTTAGCATGAATGTTGAAAAAGGGAAGAACCATGAGTGAGCTTAATCATGAAGTGTTTCAGTTTTGGCATGTTTTGTGACTTCATGAAGATAAACAACAACATAGAAGAAggtaagaaaaatgagagagatgatgatgatgatgatgtgtaGATTAGAGATCATAATAATTACCAAAGAAATCAATAATGAGCCTTCCATCAGAAGCACGACCAGCAGGTCTCTTGAAATAGGTCATGCCGAAGGGCCCAGACTGTGCCGGAAAAGCCGCCCAAAACCCACCCGTGTCTGAATTCGAGTCGCCGAAGTTGAATATTGCCTCAAAATCACATTTTGAATCACTCGAGTAACCAAGCATTGCCACCATCACCACCCACACACCTAACCCCTCTCTAAATATCATCCAAGTTTTATGTAATCGGAgccccattctctctctctctctctctctcaatgtatAGAAACAGTTTATTGGTGGGTATAGTTGTAATGGAAGTCTAAAGTACTGCAAGCCTTATATTATACCTCatgttataaagaaaaatgatagtgcataaatattatacaaattttaaaaaaaataaataaatacgaaatttatataaaaataataattttttaataataaatttttttttttttaaataattatacgatacttGCTCATTAcacgactatatataacattactctattaTATATAGGTTCGTGATTTTAAGGTGCGAAGTATTTGGAGGTATGTACACTGTGACTCCAAATCATGTGCTCTTGGCGAGTATATGACGTGAAAATAATTACAGTTACAGATAGCTAATTCTTGTTGGCAACAAAGGAACAATATGTGTGTGTAGACAACTCtaatagatttcataaaaagtaaattcacaaattaaggtattttagatttagtttataataaaaatagtttacaatttaatataccACATTAAGATACGtcaatttataactttatttataaaatctttctGTAACtggaatatttttcatatacatacatacatatatatatataatataatataaatagacgaAAAATGCTTTGTCCACCGACAAAGCATACCCAAAAAAAGTGTGctaaaaattttaacaatagTTGTGCGagttttttagtatttttttttttaaataagcacaaatatgctttaaaaaaatacaatatactAATCGATATCTAATTCGGTACCTTTTGTCCGTGACCTTAGCAGCGCCCTGGACAGACACACATACAATACCTGGGAtctatttcttgaaaaataaaggatgatttaagagtaatgttatacactatatttttatcttattttgatcatattaagtagtatgtaacatatttattatcattagataataaaaaattatataataaataattatttaatagtaataaatatatcacatcatacttaatatgataaaaatgagacagtagtatagtatatagaattttctaaaaagaatagagaaatgtCCACCTATTATTGATCTAGTTGACTGAAAGCCCATACTTCACCTGGCATAACGATAAAAGCGAGCTAAGCCCATGCAAACAAAGCTGCAAGCATCGAATTCACAAAACTATAGCATGGACCAAAAAGTGGGAAAAATGAATGGGCCATGGCCCATTGGTACAAGTAATGAACGTCTGGCTTTGATCACTGTAAACTTGATGCCGGTACTGATAATTGTAGGCTTAGGCataatcttcttctttttcaagtaGTAGTGAACCGTAATTATCTTATGCTTAGGAGAATAGAATTATGAATTACgatcttataaaatttatgaacAACAGAGAAAAACAATGACTGTATGAatcttttgaataatattaaatatatttttttataaataacacTTAAaacaatgttaaaaaaatagtttgattCAGGCTGCTTCAATCAATTCAAATTGAATCGGTCAAAAATCGAATCAATTTTAGTGAACTTTTTGAATGGCTCACTGAACCGCTTCAATCGATCGATTTAGGTTGCATTTAGGTAGTGAGCTATTCTCaagtattctgtgaatagtaataaaaaaattatgataaaatattaaatagtagtgaggtattctgagAATACTAGTACCCAAACTAGGCCTTAAGTCGATTTCAACCAAttcaaaattgtattttttttttttaatttgtataataactgagttttccttaatttcttatacaaaaatataatagaaataaacatatattaatttcttcatcattgGATTCAATAAGAATagcaaagaaattgaaagataaaacatgtcattttttattttctttagttgaaccaaaaaaaaaaatagtagatgaatgagtattttgtattaaaattgtGGTTGTACataaaataatgcatttttcaTGTGCTCATAACGTCATGGTTTTTATCTTCGTCGTATatgaagcaaaaataaaatatcaacagtTGAGATTAAATACCTAAAGTACATATTTACTGAAACTATATAGATTCATATCgtatttctttttaaactaataaatgaacttatactttatattattttatacataatattaagGGTTTgaattacattatatatatgatgttaatactttttattaacattaaaataatcgttcaaatttgttaaaaatcgcataatttatttatttattttgaaatgagGATAACTATATTGCATAAGCAAAGGATTACAAAAATTCAGAGGAAACTGTTTGCTTAATACAAACAAGTATACTCTCAAGATCATAAAGATAAATTTCACTTAAAATGGCATCCTTGGCTAACATATGAGCAGCCATATTAGCATCCCTTTTAGTATGACAAACACTCCAAGTTGCAAATGATCTAACACATTTTTGGTGTCTTCAATGATTATTCCACCTTCAGTCCAATCCTTCAAGGAATTATGCATCTTCTCGACCACCTGCATTGAATCACCTTCAAAAATGAACTCTTGAATCCCAGCTTCTTTACAGAACAGGACTGCCATCATCATTGCATATGCCTCTGCAATATATGGAGATAGAGTAAGATTCCTTTTAGCTCTAAGTGTGCCAAGAACCAATCCTTTGCAGTCCCTGAGAATTGCTCCAATTCCAATTAAGCTCCTGGACTCGTTGATAGAAGCATCCCAGTTCATTTTGTAAATTCCTTCTGGAGGCTTTTTCCATCTCTGAACACTAAGTGAGTCTGCAGTGGCTGTAGCAGCAGGGACATTTGTCTTAGTGGCTTTATCAGATCTTCATAGGCTTTATGGATAATAGCCTTAGGGTGACTGAATGTTTTTCCAAGCAAGAATGCATTCCTCCTAACCAGATGAGTCTTGAGATCAGCCCAACTTCTTCTAGATCATGTTGTGTCACTTTTGCTAACATTTGTTCCCAGATAGATGTTTTAATACCTTCCAGTGATAGTTTCTGTAGAGGTATACTTGCTTAACACCAAACATCTTGAGCAGCCCCACAGCTCCATAGCACATGCTTTGATGTTTCCTCCTCTAGATGACAAATGGAACATAGGTTATCATCTATAATTTTTCTCTTAAACAGATTGTTAAAGGTGGGTAAAGCTTCATTGCATGCTCTCCATAGGAATATTCTTACTCCATTTGGCACTTGTAGTTTCCACAAAGCTTTCCAAGATTTTTGTAGAGTTTGAACATTAGAGGAACGACTCTCTTGATTAGACTTCTATGAAGAAAATAGGCACTCTTTATAGAAAAGATGTCATTGCTTGTGCCTTCCCACAGTCGATCCATTCTATTGGTCATACTGATTGGTATTGTTTTAATGATGTCCATTGTATTCTGAAGGAACAATCTAGAAAGCAGATTTCCATCCCAAATCCTGAGAGTTGGGTTTATTAAATCAGCCACTCTAGTCGCTTCTTCTGTGTCATTGCTACAAGTATTAGGAGGaagatagtttggttttggcAGCCATCTGTCCTCCCATATCTTCCCTTCTAAGCCATTACTAATCCCTTCTTTTAATAGGTTCAGGCCAGTTTGCATTCTCCTCCAAGCTAAAGAAGGTCTTAATTCCattttagatgttaagatggaTCCATGTGGGAAATACTTCTGTTTTAGGATGAGATCAAGTAGAGATTCAGgatttgtaagtattttccaccCTTGCTTAGCAAGAAGAGCCAGATTGAAACTGTTGAAGTTCCTAAACTTCAATCCACCTTGATCTTTAGATTTACCGAGTTTACTCTATTTGACCCAATGAATCTTTGATTGGTCATCATTgaaaccccaccaaaattttcTTGATAACTGGTCCAATATGTTGGTAATGGACTAAGGTAAAAGAAATATCCCCATGGTATATGTAGGGATGGCTTGCAAGACAGATTTGAGCAGCACCTCCTTTCCAGCTGCTTATAAGTAGTTTGTCTTCCAGTTTATTATTCGAGATCACACTATCAACAAGACCATGAAAGGATGCAGTTTTGGCTCTTCCACCCATAGCTGGGAGACCAAGGTATTTCTCAAATGAACCTATCAAGAGCACTCCAgcaatttgtataataattctctTATTCTCAGGTGGAGTATTTTT
Above is a genomic segment from Juglans microcarpa x Juglans regia isolate MS1-56 chromosome 1D, Jm3101_v1.0, whole genome shotgun sequence containing:
- the LOC121238886 gene encoding GDSL esterase/lipase At4g01130 — translated: MGLRLHKTWMIFREGLGVWVVMVAMLGYSSDSKCDFEAIFNFGDSNSDTGGFWAAFPAQSGPFGMTYFKRPAGRASDGRLIIDFFAQALGLPFLSPYLQSIGSDYRHGVNYATLASTVLLPNTSLFVTGISPFSLAIQLNQMKEFKAKVDELHHSSDRTGLTKLPSPDVFGKSLYTFYIGQNDFTSNLGAIGIGGVKQYLPQVVSQIAGTIKVCISITGRAFLVLNLAPVGCYPAFLVELSHGSSDLDEFGCAMSYNNAVVDYNNMLKETLARTRKALSNASLIYVDTYSVLLQLFRHPKSHGLQYGTKACCGHGGGVYNFDPRLYCGNSKMINGSIVTATVCSDPQNYVSWDGIHATEAANKIVTMAILNGSYFDPPFPLHLLCDLHPIG